The region GCCTGGAGGCGCCACTCGCCGCGCGCTTTCGCCAGGGCGTCCTGCCCCGCCCCGGTCAGGTGGTACTCGCGCCGGATCCGTCCGCCGACCTCCACCTCAGAGCTGCTCACCAGACCGTCTTTCTCCAGCAGGTGCAGCGCGGGATAGAGGCTGCCTTCCCTGGCGCTCAGCACGCCCTCCGACCGCGCCTTGATCGCCTGGGCGATGGCGTAGCCGTGCTCAGGCTGGCGGTCCAGCACTGCCAGAATCAAGGTTCGAAGCTGCTCTCCGGTCTTCATACCGAGACGATACTGTATTCTTCGATGCATTGGTGACCGAGGTAAGAGGAGAAGTGCGGATAGATGAAGCCTGGGAAGCCGTCCGGTGTGCCACCCTGGGACCATGTCCAAAGCTGTCACCGAGGTGTACTTCGATTTTCTGTGTCCCTACGCCTGGCGCGGGGTGGAACTCGCCGGGGTGCTGCGCCAGGATGGCGAGGCTTTCGCGCTGCGTCACTTCTCGCTCGTACAGGGCAACCACAAGGAGAACGAGAAGGACGTGCAGTGGTGGCTCACCGACCAGCCGCTTGGGGAGGGCGACCGCTTTCAGCAGCAGAGCTTGCCGGCCTTCCTTGCGGCCCACGCCGTCAGGGAGCAGGGCGAGGAGGCCACCTGGCGCTTCACGCTGGCCCTGTTCCGCGCGCACCACGAGCACAAAAAGCCGCTCGACGAGGCTGCCATCGGGGAAGCGGCGCAGCAGGCGGGCCTGGACCTGGGCGCTTTCACGGCGGCGCGTGAGGCCGAGGCCGGTCTGCGCGCGAGCCTGCGGGCCGATTTGGCCGAGGCGCATGAGATCGGCGTCTTCGGCACCCCGACTTTCGTGCGTCCGGACGGAAGCGCCGCCTATTTCCGCCTCGAGAACCTCACGCGTGATGCGCAAGAGGCGCGCGAGTGGTGGAAGCTCTACGGCGCAGTGCTCGACAGCCCAGCCGGCATCGCCACGATCAAACGGGCCAAACGGCGCCCTGCCTTGAAGCGCTGACCGCCTCCTTCCGCTGATGCCCAGGCCATGACGCCGGAGGGCTTGGGAGAACAACTTTTGCACGGCCGGTACTGCCGAGACGGGCGCCCCTCCTATTAACCGATGCTCCGGAAGACTGCAGGTGACTCGGGAATCAGCAGCGGGCGCTTCTCTATACGGTGGTGGCTCTGCGCCAGGGCGTGGCGATGTTCCTGAAGCTCAGCCATCAAACTGGGCGGCTTGAGCTTTGGAGCCTCTCCCGGAGCTGATGTGCAGCCACGGGAAGGCCGCTTATTACGTTCGGGACAAATTACAAGGTGAAGACTTCATCTGTGTAAGACGACTGTGTGACGGTTTCGATCAGCTTACTTGAAGGAAAATAGGGTAAAACGTTGGAGAAACCTTGACCTCTCGTCCTTTTGCCTCGTCCAAGATGAGGTTCTGGCCTGCTGTTCTCACGCTGGAGCCTCCAAGATGGAGATCCATGAAGCTGCCTGCCATGCTCCTCTCATGCGCTGTTTTGTCCGGTGCCTGGGCTGCCGCTCAGGCTGACCCTTTTCTCCGCAGCAGCCCGGTGCAGGTGAAGCCGGCTCTCCAGTCCGCTTCGGGCCAGGCCAAAGCAGCGATCGCTCCCGCCGCCAAAACCCTCGCGCCGGCGGCCAAAGATCCGGTAGCCCAGACAAGCAGTAAGGCTCCTGCGGTCAGGGCGTCGGGGGCTCCCACCACCCTCAACCTGACCAATACGCAAAATGTGGTGTTTGGCAATCCCCGCTTGAGTGGCGACGCGAGTGCCACCAAGCTGGTCTTCGAGCTGCCGGTAGGCGCCACATACGCGCTGGTGCCGACCTTTGGCGGGCTGAGGATCGACGTGGGCGGCGCGCGGGTGGTGGCGGCGGCGGCCACCAACCTCGCGCCCCAGCTGAGCGAGTACCGGGCGGGCGGCGGCCAGGTGACGCTCGGGACGCCTTACCCCCTCTCACTGACCGACGGCTGGCGCGCGTCGGAGACGACGGTGGCGGGCGGGGGCCGCGTGCTGATTGTGGAGCTGGGGCCGGGGTTGCGCGGCGGCGCGGCGGCGTCGGTCCGGGGCCGGGTGCTCGCGGCGGCGCCACTGAGTGCCGAGGCTCAGCAGAGCCTGCTGCCTCCTCCCAACGCCCAGGAAACCGCTCAACAGGGCGGCCTGCCCCCGGGCGACAGCGTGCGCCCGTCGCCCGGGGTCCTGACGCCCGCGCCGCCGGCGCCCCTGCCCGGCACCGATGTCGCGCGCCCCAGTGACCTCGTGGGCAAGGTGCCCGGCACGCTGAGCGCGGGCGCGACGGTGACGCCCCCCCGCCTCGGCAAGAATCCCGGCATGACGCGCCTCGTGCTTGATCTGCCGCCTGGGACCAGCTACCGCATCGTGCCGAACGCGCTCGGACTGCGCGTCGAGCTGTTGGGGGTCGGGCTGGAAGGGATCAAGGCGGCGGCGCAGGACGTTTCGCCCGAGGTGCGGGCCTGGCGCTACGAGCCCACGGCGCAAGGGGTCAACCTGACCA is a window of Deinococcus reticulitermitis DNA encoding:
- a CDS encoding N-acetylmuramoyl-L-alanine amidase — encoded protein: MKPALQSASGQAKAAIAPAAKTLAPAAKDPVAQTSSKAPAVRASGAPTTLNLTNTQNVVFGNPRLSGDASATKLVFELPVGATYALVPTFGGLRIDVGGARVVAAAATNLAPQLSEYRAGGGQVTLGTPYPLSLTDGWRASETTVAGGGRVLIVELGPGLRGGAAASVRGRVLAAAPLSAEAQQSLLPPPNAQETAQQGGLPPGDSVRPSPGVLTPAPPAPLPGTDVARPSDLVGKVPGTLSAGATVTPPRLGKNPGMTRLVLDLPPGTSYRIVPNALGLRVELLGVGLEGIKAAAQDVSPEVRAWRYEPTAQGVNLTIVTGAPTTARSGWRGLLLPPVEGGERSRLALDLSPALANLTPMQPRDRLIASVPPIPATRGTAILALATTYVKPRIVLDAGHGGKDPGAVGSVVEKEVTLAVAQRVRDLLVPAGVDVVMTRDSDRALHPDKNTDLTMRAQLGTPGTQLFVSIHVNAMAATSAMKGYGVETWWNPNHTLSYDFAATLQRDMVRLTGAFDRGVKGYHSLAVLRNSRIPAALVEIGFTSHPVDGQNLLDQNYLDRVAVGIASGIRAALIGGLTAAGPQPSAPVASGK
- a CDS encoding DsbA family oxidoreductase; its protein translation is MSKAVTEVYFDFLCPYAWRGVELAGVLRQDGEAFALRHFSLVQGNHKENEKDVQWWLTDQPLGEGDRFQQQSLPAFLAAHAVREQGEEATWRFTLALFRAHHEHKKPLDEAAIGEAAQQAGLDLGAFTAAREAEAGLRASLRADLAEAHEIGVFGTPTFVRPDGSAAYFRLENLTRDAQEAREWWKLYGAVLDSPAGIATIKRAKRRPALKR
- a CDS encoding PadR family transcriptional regulator — protein: MKTGEQLRTLILAVLDRQPEHGYAIAQAIKARSEGVLSAREGSLYPALHLLEKDGLVSSSEVEVGGRIRREYHLTGAGQDALAKARGEWRLQARAMDAVLGGS